A genomic window from Silene latifolia isolate original U9 population chromosome Y, ASM4854445v1, whole genome shotgun sequence includes:
- the LOC141630468 gene encoding protein FAR1-RELATED SEQUENCE 5-like, which translates to MECSLTGRNCAERYTMKKWRGGEINSKLVVCNREGFTHKAPNKDQSDELVGENSQRRFRVTRVGCKARIRLYMKNGVLLIDRFHEGHNYELISLKDREFQKLSRNITDYHKMIIVSNSRVNGFANIGASFNDFKNFHRDVKCFLHKRDGQLFVDHFKEMTETRIGFYFDYDINDDGSLHKVLWADNTARENYKIFGDAVSFDPTYSTNKYSMVFTPFTGVDHHKRLVMFCGALIGREDYESFNWVFSQSDYSDFMRKLNDIIWDEELEAVEFDAIWEKIIEEHALGDNDWFADTYAIRGQWVMAHCRDLKMTSVMRMTQRSESENSFFKREEAIYSIDTRRTGGFTERDELEVTTVNDSSRGKNFEVAYSPALTDDPGTRKVSCSCTMFERTGVLCHHIIWIFSANGMKTIPDDYVVNRWTKEYLRLMMFNCNGEGTYNMEIIDGKQIVISIMWSEVHQTVRLLWGKGVTDVESFSAIIRGFKDTLSPLGEVLNKNQQMEKILHCTASEVVTIFPPKNSKNKGSGKRMLSTTTKALTLARKPKRKFKNFKRMTNHDKRNCPNRFLAHTPLCEGSSEQEEDEGEEEEELASEEE; encoded by the exons ATGGAGTGCAGCCTGACAGGCAGGAATTGTGCAGAGAG GTACACAATGAAAAAGTGGCGTGGCGGAGAGATCAACTCAAAGCTTGTTGTTTGCAATCGAGAAGGTTTCACTCACAAGGCGCCAAATAAAGATCAGAGTGACGAACTAGTTGGAGAGAATTCACAGAGGAGATTCAGAGTCACCAGAGTGGGGTGTAAAGCGAGGATAAGACTATATATGAAGAATGGTGTTCTattaattgaccgattccacGAGGGTCACAATTACGAGCTTATCTCACTTAAGGACAGAGAGTTCCAGAAATTGTCGCGCAACATAACAGATTATCACAAGATGATAATAGTTTCGAACTCAAGG GTGAATGGATTCGCAAACATTGGAGCAAGCTtcaatgattttaagaacttccataggGATGTTAAATGTTTCCTTCATAAACGTGATGGTCAGTTGTTCGTAGACCATTTTAAGGAAATGACTGAAACAAGAATAGGTTTCTACTTTGACTACGATATTAACGATGATGGCAGCCTACATAAGGTTTTATGGGCGGACAATACTGCCCGAGAGAACTACAAGATATTTGGTGATGCGGTGTCATTCGACCCAACTTACTCCACAAATAAGTATTCTATGGTTTTCACACCATTCACCGGTGTGGATCACCATAAACGATTAGTGATGTTCTGTGGGGCTCTAATTGGAAGGGAAGATTATGAGTCATTTAATTGGGTTTTTAGCCA GAGTGATTATTCTGACTTCATGAGGAAACTTAatgacattatatgggacgagGAGCTTGAAGCAGTAGAATTCGATGCTATCTGGGAGAAAATTATTGAAGAGCATGCTCTTGGTGACAATGATTGGTTTGCGGACACGTATGCTATAAGGGGACAGTGGGTGATGGCACATTGCAGAGACTTGAAGATGACGTCTGTTATGAGGATGACTCAAAGATCAGAGAGTGAAAATAGCTTTTTTAAGAG GGAAGAGGCCATATACTCAATTGATACACGTAGAACCGGAGGATTCACTGAGAGAGACGAGCTAGAGGTAACTACTGTCAATGATTCATCCAGGGGAAAGAATTTTGAAGTTGCATACAGTCCAG CCTTAACTGATGACCCAGGTACACGTAAAGTAAGCTGCAGTTGTACAATGTTTGAAAGAACCGGCGTCCTATGCCACCATATAATATGGATTTTTTCAGCAAATGGGATGAAGACTATACCAGACGATTATGTTGTAAATAGATGGACAAAAGAGTATCTccgattaatgatgttcaatTGTAATGGTGAAGGGACATACAACATGGAAATCATCGATGGAAAACAAATTGTAATCTCAATAATGTGGTCGGAGGTTCATCAGACTGTAAGGCTCCTTTGGGGCAAAGGTGTGACTGATGTTGAAAGCTTCTCCGCTATAATTAGGGGATTTAAGGATACGCTATCACCGTTAGGGGAAGTGttgaataaaaatcaacaaatggagAAAATTCTACATTGTACGGCTAGTGAGGTAGTGACGATATTCCCACCTAAGAATTCAAAAAATAAGGGTAGCGGTAAAAGAATGTTGTCAACCACAACAAAAGCACTGACCTTGGCTAGAAAACCCAAACGCAAGTTTAAGAATTTCAAGAGAATGACAAATCATGACAAGAGGAACTGCCCTAACCGCTTTTTAGCACACACACCATTGTGTGAGGGGTCGTCTGAGCAAGAAGAAGatgaaggagaggaggaggaagagctgGCATCAGAAGAAGAATAG